In Fusarium oxysporum f. sp. lycopersici 4287 chromosome 11, whole genome shotgun sequence, the following are encoded in one genomic region:
- a CDS encoding hypothetical protein (At least one base has a quality score < 10) translates to MASLEWLLDLRAVAKASSSGIITDDAPLENQLPPSKDPWYSAPDDWEIRQPGDVLRIRSASSLTNVVEGSAAVYHILYRSTDSRGQASWAVTTLFVPNSFYCSPSGKAAILSYQFAYNTCNVDSSPSFALSGVMAKSETEIFGIKSSTSLITEMLSFGWIINTPDHLGPTAAFGASVQAGHASLDALRAVNKLLNLRKHPGFNTAIWGYSGGSIATFAAAELQPSYSPDLSISAAVVGGLVDDISAALDKINKSPIAGTLIALLIGITAQYPEARAYLESCLVPEMKDEFMAAVNTEVTQNVGKYAGKDIYTFFKGGSAELRAPILQELYDKQSKLGYRDTPTMPMFLYKAIQDQFCTIDLTDATVDRLCEKGADIKFERNTVGNHVSEIENGKPRAFWFLWSIFDESYKSPASKRNVVDVTVDVSSQNR, encoded by the coding sequence ATGGCTTCTCTAGAATGGCTACTTGATCTGCGCGCCGTCGCAAAAGCCTCCAGCAGCGGTATCATCACTGACGATGCACCTCTCGAGAATCAGCTTCCACCAAGCAAAGACCCATGGTATTCTGCCCCCGATGACTGGGAGATCAGACAGCCTGGCGATGTTCTCCGCATTCGTTCTGCATCGAGCCTCACCAATGTTGTCGAGGGCTCAGCAGCGGTCTACCATATTCTTTACCGCTCAACAGATTCAAGGGGCCAGGCATCATGGGCTGTTACTACGCTCTTCGTTCCAAACTCATTTTATTGTTCCCCATCAGGCAAAGCAGCGATACTATCGTATCAGTTCGCATACAATACATGCAACGTCGACTCTAGCCCATCGTTCGCTTTATCTGGAGTGATGGCAAAAAGCGAAACCGAAATCTTTGGTATCAAGTCGAGCACTTCTCTAATCACTGAGATGCTGTCATTCGGGTGGATCATCAACACTCCAGATCACCTTGGGCCGACCGCTGCATTTGGCGCAAGTGTTCAAGCAGGCCATGCGTCCCTCGACGCTTTACGCGCTGTTAACAAACTTCTCAATCTGAGAAAGCACCCGGGTTTTAACACTGCAATCTGGGGATACAGCGGGGGCTCGATTGCTACATTCGCCGCGGCTGAGTTACAACCATCTTATTCACCAGATCTCAGTATCTCAGCAGCGGTTGTCGGCGGTCTCGTGGATGACATTTCCGCCGCCCtggacaagatcaacaagagTCCGATCGCTGGCACTCTGATTGCCCTTTTGATAGGAATTACTGCGCAATATCCCGAGGCACGAGCTTATCTGGAAAGCTGTCTTGTCCCAGAGATGAAAGACGAGTTTATGGCAGCAGTGAACACCGAAGTCACTCAAAATGTCGGCAAATACGCAGGGAAAGACATATACACTTTCTTCAAAGGTGGAAGTGCGGAATTAAGAGCTCCGATTTTACAAGAACTCTACGATAAGCAATCAAAGCTGGGATACAGAGACACGCCCACGATGCCCATGTTTCTGTACAAGGCTATACAGGATCAGTTCTGCACTATAGACCTTACTGATGCGACGGTTGATAGACTCTGTGAGAAAGGAGCGGACATTAAGTTTGAGAGGAATACGGTGGGGAACCATGTTTCTGAGATTGAGAACGGAAAGCCAAGAGCGTTTTGGTTTCTGTGGAGTATCTTTGATGAGTCGTACAAGTCTCCTGCATCGAAGCGGAATGTGGTAGATGTCACGGTTGATGTTTCTTCACAGAATAGGTGA